A DNA window from Candidatus Saccharimonadales bacterium contains the following coding sequences:
- a CDS encoding tRNA-dihydrouridine synthase, whose product QLLNTHLDLFDKYSTELEPRKFEPLKRFFKIYIRDFPGASELREQLMHVKTTGEVRTLINV is encoded by the coding sequence CAACTTTTGAACACTCATTTAGATTTATTCGATAAATACTCAACCGAACTAGAACCACGCAAATTCGAACCACTCAAACGATTCTTTAAAATCTACATCCGAGATTTTCCTGGCGCGAGCGAACTGCGCGAACAACTAATGCACGTAAAAACAACCGGTGAAGTCCGCACGTTAATTAACGTTTAG